A genomic window from Pseudomonadales bacterium includes:
- a CDS encoding MmcQ/YjbR family DNA-binding protein yields the protein MARDLDTALRELFSALPECEEILSHGSPNFKVRGKGFASYVTNHHGDGRLALWLAAPAGAQELYTEMEPEHYFVPPYVGPRGWLGVMLNTGLNWNTVCARVHEAYLNTAPAALVRKAPAAPEVRPPERMPTAADINPFLRPKVNKVLKKLGTLCERLPETGPAEQFGNPVWKAGKKTFVSTHYHTGRLHLSFWVGPERQATLTYDSRYLIPQYTGHNGWIDLDIEDGVDWEEVERLLMGSYRHFALKRMLAALESR from the coding sequence ATGGCCAGAGATCTGGATACCGCACTGCGCGAACTGTTCAGCGCGCTGCCTGAGTGCGAGGAGATACTGTCCCACGGTTCACCGAACTTCAAAGTGCGTGGTAAAGGCTTTGCCAGTTACGTCACCAACCATCACGGCGATGGGCGACTGGCACTGTGGCTCGCTGCACCCGCTGGTGCTCAGGAGCTCTATACCGAGATGGAGCCCGAGCACTATTTCGTGCCACCCTATGTCGGGCCACGGGGCTGGCTCGGGGTAATGCTGAATACGGGATTGAACTGGAATACCGTCTGCGCGCGGGTACACGAGGCTTACCTGAACACGGCACCGGCCGCCCTGGTCCGCAAGGCGCCGGCAGCACCGGAAGTGCGTCCACCGGAGCGAATGCCGACGGCGGCAGACATCAACCCGTTCCTGCGCCCGAAGGTTAATAAGGTGCTGAAGAAACTCGGCACGTTGTGCGAACGATTACCTGAGACCGGTCCCGCCGAACAGTTCGGCAATCCGGTGTGGAAGGCGGGCAAGAAAACCTTCGTGAGTACCCACTACCACACCGGTCGATTGCATCTGTCGTTCTGGGTCGGGCCCGAACGGCAGGCGACCCTGACCTATGATTCACGCTACCTGATCCCCCAGTACACGGGACACAATGGCTGGATCGATCTCGACATCGAGGATGGGGTCGACTGGGAAGAGGTGGAGCGTCTGCTGATGGGCAGCTACCGGCACTTCGCGCTGAAGCGCATGCTGGCGGCACTCGAAAGTCGGTAA
- the dinB gene encoding DNA polymerase IV — protein MTKIEETSPAAAIPTTPERWQRIIIHADMDAFYAAVEQFDNPQLRGKAVLVGPRSRRGVVLTASYEARPFKVGSAMPMALALERCPQAIVVPPRFERYAEVSSQVMAVFRDFSPAVEALSLDEAFLDMTGSEHLFGQPAEMGQRIRDGVRAATGLEVSVGVASSKYVAKVASGHCKPRGLLVIPAAEARDWLAALPVSHLWGAGPKTQARLTAAGYHRIGDIASEDVDRLVARFGSQGRHFHDLAQARDPRRVEGGRRERSLGSERTLAVDVLNPADIASHLQRSADRIARRLRRKGLLAGGVRVRLKTTRFKLLSRQCTLSEPTDVAGNLYTAGLELLDQFAGQGPFRLVGMAAHSLTEAAQPTQLDLLDDGSRRRLETTLDALAARFGEGAVRRARDLAADTVLDAVPDLDGAREE, from the coding sequence TTGACAAAGATAGAAGAAACGAGCCCGGCCGCCGCAATACCGACTACGCCTGAGCGCTGGCAGCGGATCATCATCCATGCCGACATGGATGCGTTCTACGCCGCTGTAGAACAATTCGATAATCCGCAACTGCGCGGCAAAGCAGTGCTGGTGGGTCCGCGCTCGCGCCGGGGTGTTGTACTCACCGCAAGCTATGAAGCACGCCCTTTCAAGGTCGGCAGCGCCATGCCCATGGCGCTCGCTCTCGAGCGCTGCCCCCAGGCCATTGTGGTACCGCCCCGGTTCGAGCGTTATGCAGAGGTGTCCAGCCAGGTCATGGCCGTGTTCCGGGACTTCTCACCGGCGGTGGAGGCTCTGAGCCTGGATGAGGCTTTCCTGGATATGACCGGCAGCGAACATCTCTTCGGCCAGCCTGCCGAGATGGGCCAGCGCATCCGGGATGGTGTGCGTGCCGCCACCGGTCTCGAGGTCTCGGTAGGGGTGGCATCGAGCAAATATGTGGCCAAGGTGGCCAGCGGACACTGCAAGCCCCGCGGTCTGCTGGTGATTCCCGCAGCCGAGGCCAGAGACTGGCTGGCCGCCCTGCCCGTCTCGCACCTCTGGGGCGCAGGACCGAAAACCCAGGCCCGACTCACCGCCGCCGGCTATCACCGCATTGGTGATATCGCGAGCGAGGACGTCGACCGCCTGGTTGCCCGGTTCGGGAGCCAGGGCCGGCACTTCCATGATCTCGCCCAGGCCCGGGATCCGCGCCGGGTCGAAGGTGGACGCCGGGAGCGCAGCCTGGGATCAGAACGTACACTGGCTGTCGATGTGCTCAATCCGGCAGACATCGCCTCACATCTGCAACGTTCCGCCGACAGAATCGCCCGGCGGCTGCGCCGCAAGGGCCTGCTTGCAGGAGGCGTACGGGTGCGGCTGAAAACCACCCGTTTCAAACTTCTCTCCAGACAGTGCACTTTGTCCGAACCAACCGATGTGGCCGGAAACCTCTATACGGCCGGGTTGGAACTGCTCGATCAGTTCGCCGGTCAGGGGCCCTTCCGGCTGGTCGGTATGGCCGCCCATTCCCTCACCGAAGCGGCGCAACCCACCCAGCTCGACCTGCTCGATGACGGCTCCCGGCGGAGACTGGAAACCACTCTCGACGCCCTCGCTGCCCGCTTCGGCGAAGGGGCCGTGCGCCGTGCCCGGGATCTTGCGGCGGATACGGTCCTCGATGCGGTGCCCGACCTGGACGGGGCCAGAGAAGAATGA
- a CDS encoding PQQ-binding-like beta-propeller repeat protein, with protein MPEYKYITTPIMVAGVLYATAGLQRAVVAIDAASGETLWTYRFDEGERVASAPRRNSGRGVAWWSDGRGDNRLLVVTHACHLLALDVGMRPRSEQNVPGHVRGFDVRTGRQLWRFNTIPRSGEPGLGAGQLALHVQCGGVDHHVSRSRARAGLSADRSSDQRHLWWSSTR; from the coding sequence GTGCCGGAGTACAAGTACATCACCACACCGATTATGGTGGCGGGTGTGCTGTACGCCACTGCTGGATTGCAACGGGCAGTCGTCGCCATCGATGCGGCGAGCGGCGAAACGTTGTGGACCTACCGCTTTGACGAAGGCGAGCGGGTTGCTTCGGCTCCACGGCGGAACTCCGGACGCGGTGTGGCCTGGTGGAGTGACGGCAGAGGAGACAACCGCCTGCTCGTGGTCACCCACGCCTGCCACCTGCTGGCACTCGATGTCGGCATGCGGCCGCGATCGGAGCAGAATGTACCGGGACACGTGCGGGGTTTTGATGTCCGCACAGGACGCCAGCTGTGGCGTTTCAACACGATTCCCCGCAGCGGCGAACCGGGTCTGGGAGCAGGACAGCTGGCGCTACACGTGCAATGCGGCGGTGTGGACCACCATGTCAGCCGATCTCGAGCGCGGGCTGGTCTATCTGCCGATCGAAGCAGCGACCAGCGACATCTATGGTGGTCATCGACCAGGTGA
- a CDS encoding DsbA family protein, giving the protein MDQPLTLLFDFRDPYSYLALEPTFALVDDLGIASRCEVLLIPQPKAPREPAADADRGTWHRWHRGRYQEMDVRRYMESRGLPLQRIDAGGWYTPTAARVAAQGSAWLSAHQPDSQRAYLQAVFSGYWRAELSLDSVEDVSLVMKALGADPQRFAAYLQGPGPAALDAQQKVLGEQGYFNVPAYLVGAEVYYGRQHLPLIRRQLLAA; this is encoded by the coding sequence ATGGACCAGCCACTTACCCTGCTGTTCGACTTCCGGGATCCGTACTCCTACCTTGCGCTCGAACCCACCTTCGCGCTGGTCGATGATCTGGGTATAGCGTCGCGTTGCGAAGTGCTGCTGATCCCGCAACCGAAAGCGCCCCGGGAGCCCGCTGCGGATGCGGATCGCGGCACCTGGCATCGCTGGCATCGGGGACGCTACCAGGAGATGGACGTGCGTCGTTACATGGAATCCCGCGGACTGCCGCTGCAGCGTATCGATGCAGGCGGCTGGTACACGCCCACCGCGGCTCGCGTGGCCGCCCAGGGTTCGGCCTGGCTGTCTGCCCATCAGCCCGATTCCCAGCGAGCCTACCTGCAGGCAGTCTTCTCCGGCTACTGGCGCGCCGAGCTGTCGCTGGATTCGGTAGAGGACGTCAGTCTGGTAATGAAGGCGCTGGGTGCAGATCCGCAACGCTTCGCCGCCTATCTGCAGGGGCCCGGGCCTGCTGCACTCGATGCACAGCAGAAAGTGCTGGGGGAACAGGGCTACTTCAATGTGCCCGCCTATCTGGTGGGTGCCGAGGTTTACTACGGTCGCCAGCATCTGCCGCTGATCCGGCGCCAGCTGCTCGCCGCATGA
- a CDS encoding DsbA family protein: MFDPIRSQRPLIVYLDCKSPYAFIARKPTYQMAQTLGIDIDWRPLTLDIPSYLGSARLDSAGRVAESQRSPGQWSAVKYAYRDARRYAGLQGYVLRGTEKIWDTSLIHIAMLWVAGQGDLLLKRFLDDVLESFWKREFDAEDLEVLIDALDRAGADVDGFEAYATGAGRQVHDEMQKQIFAAGIYGVPTYVVEEEVYFGREHLPRVRWILEGRKGPAPDIAYELETTGREVL; this comes from the coding sequence GTGTTCGATCCGATCCGTTCTCAACGACCGCTCATCGTCTATCTCGACTGTAAGAGCCCCTATGCCTTCATTGCCCGCAAGCCGACTTATCAGATGGCGCAGACCCTGGGCATCGACATCGACTGGCGACCGCTGACCCTCGACATTCCCAGCTATCTCGGTTCGGCGCGTCTCGACAGCGCCGGCAGGGTGGCGGAGAGTCAGCGTTCACCCGGACAGTGGTCGGCGGTCAAGTACGCCTACCGTGACGCCAGGCGCTATGCGGGTCTGCAGGGTTATGTACTGCGTGGTACCGAAAAAATCTGGGACACCTCCCTCATCCACATCGCCATGCTCTGGGTGGCCGGGCAGGGTGACCTGCTGCTGAAACGATTTCTCGATGATGTGCTCGAGAGTTTCTGGAAACGGGAATTCGATGCAGAAGACCTGGAAGTGCTCATCGATGCGCTCGATCGAGCCGGTGCCGATGTCGATGGATTCGAAGCCTATGCGACCGGCGCAGGCCGTCAGGTCCACGATGAAATGCAGAAGCAGATCTTCGCTGCGGGTATTTACGGTGTGCCTACCTATGTGGTCGAAGAAGAGGTGTATTTCGGTCGGGAGCATCTGCCCCGGGTGCGCTGGATCCTCGAAGGTCGTAAGGGACCGGCACCGGACATCGCCTATGAACTCGAGACAACCGGACGGGAGGTGCTCTGA